The proteins below are encoded in one region of Microbacterium pygmaeum:
- a CDS encoding glycogen/starch/alpha-glucan phosphorylase, whose amino-acid sequence MPLEHTPTTAAPASAAPVATHPLAVAPVTGPPSSVDGFVREFLNNLNYEQGVALSSSSPNDRYLALAYTVRDYLMARWLEDQRRQREVQAKGVCYLSAEYLLGRQLDNNLLAARLTDIATEAMAACGIDIDDLRQLEVEPGLGNGGLGRLAACFIDSLATMSVPSTGYGLRYEYGIFRQTFVDGEQIEQPDAWLTLGSPWEFPHPEAAQTIGFGGYTEKYDDEGVARSRWVPGWTVQAVPYNYMVPGYHNGRVNTLRLWSAVASSAFDLRIFNAGDYAEAVRAQTFAENISKVLYPEDSTPQGKELRLQQQYFFVAASIHDFLEHSLSPDFDLANLPDRVIFQLNDTHPVIAVPELMRVLVDEKGMKWDAAWAITQQCFAYTCHTLLPEALEMWSVDLLGRLLPRHLEIIYRINDEFLAAVRERFGDDEMRIRNMSIIADFPERSVRMAFLATVAGAKVNGVAELHSQLLREKVLPDFDEFYPGKFTNVTNGVTPRRFVRLANPGLASLITEALGAGWTVDLERLRGLEAFAEDPEFRAKFAEVKAANKRRLSDVLRTRDGFEVSDGHMLDVMVKRLHEYKRQMLKVLHIVTLYEGIASGRVAAADVQPRTFIFGAKAAPGYVMAKRIIHLINAVGSVVNADPRVEGRLQVLFPPNYNVTLAERVIPAADLSEQISLAGKEASGTGNMKFALSGALTIGTDDGANVEIRQLVGDDNFFLFGMTEPEVEALWAKGYKPSDFYQADEGLRRAIDLIASGAFSGGDRSTFEPIVSNLLYDDRFMVLADYASYIAAQARVDAAYADQDAWTRSSILNVARSGFFSSDRSIRDYIDRIWHTPPVL is encoded by the coding sequence ATGCCCCTGGAGCACACCCCCACGACCGCAGCACCTGCATCCGCCGCGCCCGTCGCGACGCATCCGTTGGCGGTCGCGCCCGTCACCGGGCCGCCGTCCTCGGTGGACGGCTTCGTGCGCGAGTTCCTCAACAACCTGAACTACGAGCAGGGTGTGGCGCTGTCCAGTTCCAGCCCGAACGATCGCTACCTGGCGCTGGCGTACACGGTGCGCGACTACCTCATGGCTCGGTGGCTCGAGGATCAGCGCCGTCAGCGCGAAGTGCAGGCGAAGGGCGTCTGCTATCTCTCGGCTGAATACCTTCTCGGTCGTCAGCTGGACAACAACCTGCTGGCCGCCCGGCTGACCGACATCGCGACCGAGGCGATGGCCGCATGCGGCATCGACATCGACGATCTGCGCCAGCTCGAGGTCGAGCCCGGCCTCGGCAACGGCGGCCTCGGACGTCTGGCGGCATGCTTCATCGATTCGCTCGCGACGATGAGCGTCCCCAGCACCGGCTACGGACTGCGCTACGAATACGGCATCTTCCGGCAGACCTTCGTCGACGGCGAGCAGATCGAGCAGCCCGATGCGTGGCTCACCCTCGGATCGCCCTGGGAGTTCCCCCACCCCGAGGCGGCGCAGACGATCGGGTTCGGCGGGTACACCGAGAAGTACGACGACGAGGGCGTGGCGCGCTCGCGGTGGGTGCCGGGCTGGACGGTCCAGGCGGTGCCCTACAACTACATGGTGCCCGGGTACCACAACGGCCGCGTCAACACGTTGCGGCTGTGGAGCGCGGTCGCCTCCAGCGCGTTCGATCTGCGCATCTTCAACGCCGGCGACTACGCCGAGGCTGTGCGGGCGCAGACCTTCGCCGAGAACATCTCCAAAGTGCTCTACCCCGAGGACTCCACCCCCCAGGGCAAGGAGCTTCGCCTGCAGCAGCAGTACTTCTTCGTCGCGGCATCCATCCACGACTTCCTCGAGCACTCGCTCTCGCCCGACTTCGATCTGGCGAATCTTCCCGACCGCGTCATCTTCCAGCTCAACGACACGCATCCGGTGATCGCCGTTCCCGAGCTCATGCGTGTCCTGGTCGATGAGAAGGGCATGAAGTGGGATGCCGCGTGGGCGATCACCCAGCAGTGCTTCGCGTACACCTGCCACACGCTGCTGCCGGAAGCGCTGGAGATGTGGTCGGTCGACCTGCTCGGTCGTCTGCTGCCCCGCCACCTCGAGATCATCTATCGCATCAACGACGAGTTCCTCGCGGCCGTGCGCGAGCGCTTCGGCGACGATGAGATGCGCATCCGCAACATGTCGATCATCGCCGACTTCCCGGAGCGGTCGGTGCGGATGGCGTTCCTGGCGACAGTGGCCGGCGCGAAGGTCAACGGCGTCGCCGAACTGCACTCGCAGCTGCTGCGCGAGAAGGTCCTGCCCGATTTCGACGAGTTCTATCCCGGCAAGTTCACCAACGTCACCAACGGCGTGACGCCGCGTCGCTTCGTCCGCCTCGCCAATCCGGGGCTTGCCTCACTCATCACCGAAGCGCTCGGTGCCGGATGGACCGTCGATCTGGAACGACTCCGCGGACTGGAGGCCTTCGCGGAGGACCCGGAGTTCCGGGCGAAGTTCGCCGAGGTCAAGGCGGCCAACAAGCGCCGGCTGAGCGACGTGCTGCGCACCCGCGACGGGTTCGAGGTCAGCGACGGCCACATGCTGGATGTGATGGTCAAGCGGCTGCACGAGTACAAGCGGCAGATGCTGAAGGTGCTGCACATCGTGACGCTGTACGAAGGCATCGCGTCCGGTCGCGTCGCCGCAGCGGATGTACAGCCGAGGACCTTCATCTTCGGCGCCAAGGCCGCGCCGGGCTACGTGATGGCCAAGCGCATCATCCACCTCATCAACGCGGTCGGCTCGGTCGTCAACGCGGACCCTCGGGTCGAGGGCCGGCTGCAGGTGCTGTTCCCGCCGAACTACAACGTCACACTGGCCGAGCGCGTCATCCCCGCTGCTGACCTGTCCGAGCAGATCTCGCTGGCCGGCAAGGAGGCTTCCGGTACGGGCAACATGAAATTCGCCCTGAGCGGTGCGCTCACCATCGGCACCGACGACGGTGCCAACGTCGAGATCCGCCAGCTCGTCGGCGACGACAACTTCTTCCTGTTCGGCATGACCGAGCCCGAGGTCGAGGCGCTCTGGGCGAAGGGCTACAAGCCGAGCGACTTCTACCAGGCCGACGAGGGGCTGCGTCGTGCGATCGACCTGATCGCCTCCGGCGCGTTCTCGGGCGGCGACCGGTCCACGTTCGAGCCGATCGTGTCGAATCTGCTCTACGACGACCGCTTCATGGTGCTGGCCGACTACGCGTCGTACATCGCCGCACAGGCTCGCGTCGACGCGGCATACGCCGATCAGGATGCCTGGACCCGGTCGTCCATCCTCAACGTCGCCCGGTCGGGATTCTTCTCCTCGGACCGATCGATCCGCGACTACATCGACCGGATCTGGCACACGCCGCCGGTCCTGTAG